The following DNA comes from Allobranchiibius huperziae.
GCTCCGAGCGGCTGCTCGTCGTCGGCGACGGTCCGATGCGCGATCAGCTGCGGCGCGCCGCACCCCCCAACGTGGCCTTCGCGCCGCAGTTGGACGACGCCCACCTGCGCTGGTGCTACGCGCACGCGTCGGCGCTGCTCGCGGCCAGCTACGAGGATTTTGGGCTCACGATCCTGGAGGCGGCGGCGTTCGGCACACCTGCGGTCGCACTCCGCGCCGGGGGCTTCCTGGACAGCGTGCGCGAGGACGTCACCGGAGTCTTCTTCGACGAGCCGACCAGTATGGCGATCTCGCGCGCGCTGGACCGGCTGAGCGAGCAAGAGTTCGACCCCGAGGTGATCGCCGGGCACGCGGCGATGTTCGGAGAGGCCCGGTTCGCAGAGCGACTGCGGCAGTCCGTGGCCTCGTTCGCGACCGGGTGAACCGGCCGACCCTCAGACCTTGGCGCGCCGCTTGAGGTGCACGTGCCGCTCGCTGCGGCTGCTGACCGACGCCCCGTCGTCGACGGCACCGGTCGCGGCGTCCACGTCGGGGGTGCTCTCCGTCTGCTGCTTCGGCTCCGTCACCTCGGAGCTGTAGTAACGCTGGCTGGCCCGGCGGTAGCCGCCGTAGCCGTAGCCGTAGTAGGCGGCACCGATGCCCCGCGCCGGCGCACGGTTGATGACGCTGCCGAGCAGGCGGGCGTTGATCCGCTCCAGCATCGAGACCGACACCCGCAACTGCTCCTTCGCGGTGCGGCCCATCACCGCGACGAGCACGGCGCCGTCGGCGGCCGCGGCGAGCAGTCCCGCATCGGTGACCGGGAGGATCGGCGGCGCGTCGATGATGACCATGTGGTCCTCGCGCAGGGTGGAGAGCAGGGAGCGCATCCGGTCCGAACCGACCAGCTCCGAGGGGTTCGGAGGCACGCGCCCGGCGGGCAGGATCCGCAGGTTTTCGGTGCTGACCGAGCGCAGCGCGTCCTCCAACTCCACCGTGCCGGCGAGGACCTGCGACAACCCCACCGACCCGTCGATGCCGTAGACCTCGGCGACGGTCGGACGGCGCAGGTCGGCGTCGATGAGCACGGTGGGCGTGCCGGCGTCGGCGAGCACGCGCGCCAGCGTCGACGCGACGGTGGACTTGCCCTCACCGGGATTGGGGCTGGTGACGACGATCGCCTTCGGCGGGTTGTCGACGTTGACGAACCGCAGGTTGGTGCGCAGCTGTCGCAGCGCCTCACCGGCGTGCGAGTGCGGGTCGGCGTCCCGGCGCGAGTTGCCCCGCAGCATCGAGGTCTTGGGCAGGATGCCGAGTGTGCCCGCACCTGTGATCGTCTCGACGTCCTGGACGGTGCGCAGCCGCTGGTCGAGCATCAGCCGCAGGACGGCGAGCAGGTAGCCCAGCACGACGCCGGCGGCGAAACCGGCCTCGACGTGCTTTTTCACGTTGGGGCTGATCCGACCGCCATCGCCCGTGGCGTTCTGCAACGGCACGACCCGTATCACGGTCTGGCCGCCGTCGCTCTCCAGGTTCTTCACCGTGTTCGCGGTCGCGACCAGGGCCGCGTTGGCGATCTTCGGGCAGTCCGAGGGGGTGTCGCAGGTGACGGAGACCGTGATCAGGGCGGCCGTTCCGACACTGGCCGTGATGTGCCCGGCGATGCGCCCGACCGGGATGCCGGTGGCCTTGGACACCTCGTTGGCGACCGGCAGCGTGCCCACGAGCGTGGTGTAGGCCTGTGCCTTCTGCTGAGCGACCTGGCTGCCGTTGATGGTGTCGGCGATATTGCCGGTGCCACCCACCTGCACGAACGCCGACGACGACGACGCGTAGGTCACCGGCAGGCTCAGCACGTAGGCGTACGCACCCAGGGTGCACACGACGATCGCGACGAGCAGCACATGCCAGTTCGCACGGCTGAGCCGGAGGAAGTCGACGACGGTCACGTGGTGTTGGGTCCTTGGCCTGAGGGCGGGCCACGATCGACGGGCGCCGATCCGGCTCTTGTGGGCAGCAGGAATGCTACCCGTCCACAGCCCCCTGATCGGGTTCGCGCACCTGCAGAAGTCCACGCCGGAGCAGTTCGCGCAGGAAGCTCTCGACGGAGTCCCGGACCGTGTCCGGGGTCTGCCCGGTGGCCAGCGCGACCTCGGCGGTGATCTCGTCCTCAGGCATCGAGCGGGCGGCATCCCAGATCTGTGCCGCCGGACCCTCCAGGGCGATCGGGAGACCGGCTCTGACGCGGGTCAGATAGACGGCCGGGCCGTGGGGGCCGCCGTCCTCGTCGACGACCCACGCGACGCCGTCCGGGACGACGTACGCCGGCTGCATCACCGCCCCCTTCGACGCGGCAGACGGCGGGTCAGCAGCACGCCGATCTCGCGCGCCGCCACCATCGGACGGCGCACCGTCGCCTGCAGCCACTCCGCGCGAGACGGCTCGTGGCCCAGCCGCATCTGCAGGTGGTCGCGGTTGACCAGCAGCACCTCACCGCACAGCTTCGCCTTCTCCGGCAGGGTGGTCGCCGCACGGAAGCGGGCAT
Coding sequences within:
- a CDS encoding polysaccharide biosynthesis tyrosine autokinase, encoding MTVVDFLRLSRANWHVLLVAIVVCTLGAYAYVLSLPVTYASSSSAFVQVGGTGNIADTINGSQVAQQKAQAYTTLVGTLPVANEVSKATGIPVGRIAGHITASVGTAALITVSVTCDTPSDCPKIANAALVATANTVKNLESDGGQTVIRVVPLQNATGDGGRISPNVKKHVEAGFAAGVVLGYLLAVLRLMLDQRLRTVQDVETITGAGTLGILPKTSMLRGNSRRDADPHSHAGEALRQLRTNLRFVNVDNPPKAIVVTSPNPGEGKSTVASTLARVLADAGTPTVLIDADLRRPTVAEVYGIDGSVGLSQVLAGTVELEDALRSVSTENLRILPAGRVPPNPSELVGSDRMRSLLSTLREDHMVIIDAPPILPVTDAGLLAAAADGAVLVAVMGRTAKEQLRVSVSMLERINARLLGSVINRAPARGIGAAYYGYGYGGYRRASQRYYSSEVTEPKQQTESTPDVDAATGAVDDGASVSSRSERHVHLKRRAKV
- a CDS encoding PqqD family peptide modification chaperone, with product MQPAYVVPDGVAWVVDEDGGPHGPAVYLTRVRAGLPIALEGPAAQIWDAARSMPEDEITAEVALATGQTPDTVRDSVESFLRELLRRGLLQVREPDQGAVDG